Proteins co-encoded in one Sporichthyaceae bacterium genomic window:
- a CDS encoding YraN family protein: MRAKDELGRYGEQLAAKYLTEAGFQVLGRNWRCPAGEIDLIAREGSVLVVCEVKTRRDDTYGGPFAAVTAAKLGRLRRLAASWLAEHDEASGAAEVRVDVIGVWAGRAGGIRVEHLRGVL, encoded by the coding sequence GTGCGGGCCAAGGACGAGTTGGGCAGGTACGGGGAACAGCTCGCCGCGAAGTACCTGACCGAGGCCGGTTTCCAGGTGCTGGGGCGTAACTGGCGCTGTCCGGCGGGGGAGATCGACCTGATCGCCCGGGAGGGCTCGGTGTTGGTCGTGTGCGAGGTGAAGACCCGTCGCGACGACACCTACGGTGGCCCGTTCGCGGCGGTCACCGCGGCCAAGCTGGGTCGCCTGCGCCGGTTGGCCGCCAGTTGGTTGGCCGAACACGACGAGGCATCCGGGGCCGCCGAGGTGCGGGTGGACGTGATCGGGGTGTGGGCCGGGCGGGCGGGCGGCATCCGGGTCGAGCACCTGCGCGGTGTCCTGTGA